The Epinephelus fuscoguttatus linkage group LG7, E.fuscoguttatus.final_Chr_v1 DNA window gtgttgtcAGCAGGCAATTAGTTGCCAACTTTGCTTAGCTGCTTCAGTGATggaattttatctttttttttgttctttgtattttcttaaaatgtattattatttattattatgtttattatcattattattactattattaaggTGTTAATAAATTGTGGTCTAGGTCATCTGCAGCCATTTTCCAGAAAGTAACTCACCCATATCACTTAGCATATCAATCATTTCAGTCATAATTAATCagtacatttttaatgtttatgttaTGACTCTCTGTTCTTAACTGTTTGTTTAGTATAAAACACTTCCTCATATTGGTTTTGAAGTgctgtacaaaacaaaacaaaaacctaaaaAATTACACTGTCCATAATCAGTAAGGGTATTTTTTTGCAACATTGTAAAGCATTGGTAAACAACTTATCAACCTTTAATAGTGccattatgattattattattgttattattaattcTTCACAAAGGAAGCCTTCTTAGAATGTGGCACTAAATTGTCttttagacagacagacagtaactTGGAAATGCGTGTGACAGTAATATACATGTAAATATgagaagacaaaaacagatgtaatgaaataataataataataaaattatgatAAAATATATGAGAATACAGAAAtagaaaatatatacaaaaagaAGTAGcactaaaatttaaaatatacaaaacaaatatacaggaataaaataaaaaatgtcaaaaatgcttaaaaagaGTATGAGAGTAGAAAAAatcaattttatatatatatatatatatatatatatatatatatatatatattatacataaTATAGTGAGTGtatttgtattctgtttttccctaaataattattattaacaattataataaataaataaatgcttaataaaataataaatggtTTATTCTATTCTCGATATAGAAATCCAGTCTCAATCTTATTGTTAGTATAATATCCGAGGAGAGCTCCCTCCTCTACACTGGGGACAGCCGAACATTGCCGAGAACTGCCGAAAGGGGAGACGAGACTCGGTTTATTGTGTGTACTTCCTGGTCCAATTATAATACTGTCTGTATGCCTCCATGAAACACGGCGCTCTGCCTCCCCTTCCCTCGCGTCCTAACGACGGCTGGGCGCGCAGAAACAACGCATGTAGCTTCACCACAATATCATTGATGTCTCCAGATATCCGCAGCAGCCCCGTGTACACAGATTGTGGTCGATTTCGGACGTGCAAGCGACGCAACTCCTGCTTGGAATCAATTTTCCTTTTGTCTGCGCAACTggcatcaacattttttttcttctttctcatGTGTGATCAGAGATCGGGAAGTAAACACGCTGGCCTGCGCACATGATTAGAGGCGAGGTGAGATTGATATATCAGACTCAGATTGTCCTTGATCGCAAGTTGATTTCACTTCGGAGCAGAGGAACTGTGGGCTCCAATGGCGTCAGTTTCGAAGGTGTCTATTCTGGATTACTTTAATATTGTGTTTGAAGGTGAAAATGGCAAAATCGAGTCCAACTGCAAGGCGTGTGGCACCAGGATCCAGGCGAAGCGGAGTGTCACGTCCAACTTCGTAACGCATCTCAAGGTAATGACTTCAAAATGAAATGCTTTTATGGTGTACACTTATTCTCTGTCTTGTTATATTCCTGTCATCTTTATCTGTCAGCTGTATAAACCTGACAGTCTGTTGCTTCTGTGCTCACTGGATCCTCTTCCACAGATGTCACAACAAGACAGTATGGTGGAGATGACCAGCACAGTAACTCTTCTACCTGTCCGCCTCTAACATCACTGatcctcttctctgtctctctcccactcAGCGGAAGCACCAGGCTATGTATGATGACTTTGTGAAAAGGAAGGATATGAAGAGAGAGGGCTACTCCTCCGGCTCCCTGCATAGTTTCACCACAAATGGAGGGAGCACCCGCTACACTGTCCCCATCAGCACTAGAgtgggagctggaggaggaggagggagtgtTGGAGGGATGGGAACTCTTGAGGGAGGAGTGGGAGGAGGCTCTGGAGGAGGGGTGACCAAGTTTGACAGGCATGACCCACGACAGGTGTGTTGTGATTCATCGTCGTTTGAGAAGCAAAAACTGGAGCTATCATGTCTGAAATCCTAAAAGTGTTAAAGGgtcatttgttgttttctttgtcgCCACAGGTTCTGATCTCCGAGGCGATAGCTAAGATGATCGTACGTGATCTGCAGCCAGTGTCCATAGTAGAAAACCAAGGCTTCAGAGAGCTGCTTCAGCTCCTGGAGCCACGCTACACCCCCGAGCCCCAGCACTACATCCAGAGCCAGCTCCTCCCAGCCTACGCCTACCAGGCCCAGCTTGCCACCCGTCAGGCCCTGACCTCAGCGCATGCCCTCAGCCTCAGCCTGGATCTCTGGAGGGGCTTAACTGGAGCCACTTCAGGGTAAGGAGGTAAAATCAACCAAAAACAACATGACCCCCTCTTGGTTTGATTCCCTCGCTGATGAATCCATTTCTCTTCCGCTCCCTCTCTGCAGGTACCTCGGTGTCACCTGCCATTTCCTCACATCTGATTGGCAGATGCGTTCAGCTCTCCTGGCGTGCCTCCCCCTGACTGGAGGCAGCTCCGGGAGCCGTGTGCTGTCAGATTTTGATGAAGTGTGTCACTCTCACGGCGTGTCAGGGAGGGCGTTTCGTGTGGTTGCGGACCCTTTTCTGGCAACGGCCACAGCAACTGTAAAGCCATGTTGTCTGCCCGGTTTCCTGGTTTCACCTCCTCTTGCTAACGGGCATGACgaggatgatgaagaagaggCGGACAATGGTAACAATGTGGAGGAGGGGATCAGGAACGGTCACggtgaggaaggagaggaaggggaGTGGGAGGACTCGTGGGAGCAGGGTCTGGGTGTTTGTCGAGTGGACTGTTTCTCTCGCTCCCTTGaacagtgtgtcagagagggGTTACGCTCCTCTCAGCAGGTCACCTCCACTCTGGCCAAGGCTGCGTGTTTCTACAACTACATTACCTCTGCTGTGCCACCTGAGAAGCTCAGCCAGGTGTTTGATGGTCCTGGGTTGAGCATGGGGGGACCAGGAAACACCCCGACTGCAGCAAGAGACTGGGCTGCTCAGCTTAAGGTATGCAAAGTATACAGGTAGCCCTTTACTGAAACTCCCCCTACTTAACCTTTACAAGAATGTAGACATTTAATAAATGATATGCAGATGTAAGGACTTTTTAATGCATGTTTAAAGCTTTATGATGATGTATTTTATTAATTACAACTATGTTATACTATCAATAAGAGCTGTGGTAGTTACTTGAGGAGTTATACTGACAAATATATTAATAAGCACTTGatacactatgcaggattttcctgaaaacaaatgtgtgaCTCATGAAGACGTAATCCCTCCCAGTCATCACTTATGGTCCTCTAGAAGTGTGTGCCAGTGTTTAAAGACTCTGCCCTctacctgtattttcttattttctgtgttcgaGACATTTATGGGTGTGTACTCTCACAGTGCTTAGGTCATTGTCAAGACTTGCGTAGTCTTGACAATAGATGCGGCTGCTGCAATAACACCCCTGCAGATCTTGCCCATATGTCTGAGAGTATATTTCCATGGTTTTAAGTAGCAtagttttgtttcatttgtgaTGCAGGTGCTTCGGCGGCTGCTGGACTCCgtggagttcctggaggaggtgagTGGTCCGGGGGAGCTGGCGCTGGGTGGTTCAGAGAGAGCCCTGCTGAGGGAGCTCACTGACACTTTGGAGCCCTTCACTGAAGCCTGGGACATGGTGCAAGGGGACAGACAGGCGGACAtacagacggacagacatgtCTCCATCAGCCTGGCTCTGCCGTGCGTTCTCGGCCTCCGTAAGCATCTCTCCGAGACGTCGACGCCCCACTGCCCCTCCCTCCTGGTGGGCCTCAGCCAGGCCGTAGAGCGCAGGCTGGCCCCCGTCCTGGAGGATCCTCTCTACATCACTGCCACCACCCTGGACCCCCAGTTCAAGCTCACTTGGAGCAGCAACCCTGACTGGCACAGACAAGTTCTCATAGAGGAGTTGTCCAAACATTCCACAGCCTCCAGCCCCACAGACCCCAACACAGACCTACACCCTCAATCCCAAACTCCTCCTGCCCCAGCTCCATCGCCAGTCTCCTCGCTTTCCCGGCCCTGTAAGCTGTTCTCTTTCATCAAGCAGAGACCCACAACACAAGCCAAGAGCCTGGAGCAGGAGCTGGCCGTCTACCTACGAGAGGAGCCCACAGACGAGGAGGCTTTGCATTACTGGCGGCGTAAGGCAATTGACTTTCCTCTGCTCGCCCAGGTGGCAAAGCGGGCGTTCACTATACCTGCTTGTGGCACTGTAGTCGAGAGCATTTTCACTGCTGCTGGGCGCTGTCTGCGGCCAGAGAGAGGCCGCGTCTTACCAAAGAACCTAGAGACGCTCATCTACCTCAAAGCAAACTACAGATTATTATGGACTTAAAGCTAGCAGTCAGGCATTTCTTTTACCAAAATAACAACTCACGGCTTTATACCTGCAGCAAAGTTACTTCTTGGATACGAACGTCTGTTCCTCTCGAAGGGAAACTGAGCTAGCAGCATAGCATAGTCCTCATCATTTGACGTGAGATGGAGTGAATCACCCAGAGGCTCAGTTGTCCAGGATTACTGTCTGTTCACCATGTAGCCTGCATACAGACTATCATACCACATGCTGCGGACCATGGGGACTAGAAGCAGATCAATACTAAAGCAGTTACTTCAACATTATTTTGCCTGGTCAGGGTCTTCAGACAACCGCAAGACCACAAAGCCTCCGCTCTCTATCCTCTGAACCCCGAACACAGCTTGTGTCTGTGCACTGACAAACCAACAATAACCAAATGGTCAATTACTGCATACTGTAGcacatgatttattttcacTGATATACAATAACCCTAGAGGTTGTGACTAattcatttgttgtttttttaaaggaaagcATCAGCTGCTAAACAATATGCATCATCCACgtattcttttctctctctgtatgtaTGCCTCTTGACTGGGACATCATAATAAACGAGTTTCACTTCCTAACGCAGAGGTGTGTGCATTTTACAGATGCGGGTGCACTCACGCATGTATGTTACACACCTTTTTAAGCGGAAATCTGCTTCATATATCTAATTTTTGACCCTTTGACCCCTCCTTCATATTTTCCAATTCCAGTCTTAGTTTTTCCTTTTCCGCtctgagggtccaaggacaggaggatgttgtatgctgtaaagccccctGAGGCAAACTGTTATTTGTGATACGGGGCTGTATAGATAAAATTGAAATTATTTGTACAGCCCTCTGAGGCATGTTTTGTGATTGGGCTCTAATGAACTTTGACTTGACTGGACTAATCAGCAAAGCACTTTGGATTGCCTTTGGgttatgaaatgtgctgtacaaataaatttgccttGCCTTATAACTCCACATGTGCTCCGTCAGAGTGGAGgtcaatttcatttcattttcttcacCAGCACTTTCTTCCTTTTTCAATCAATGTCCAATTCTACTTCTGAACTTTGTGGAATTTAAATGGGTTTGACCCAGCGTCTGCCCCCAGACGGCTAGCTGAGGATGTTCAAGTGCGGCACAACTTTTGCTCTGTCTGACCTCACTGAAATATTTTGAAACCACTTTGCAGGGCACCGCTTTGAAGGAGAAACTGTGAACGTTGCTGTGTGCGTTTGCTTTTATTCAAGAACTCTGTTACTCTTGGCCGGGCCGGTGGGGATGCTGGGTAATTGCATGTAATTCCATTACAGTTAAATTTGAGTCAGCAGGCAGTCAGCAGTCGCATCCTACGCAGTCCTTTCCTTCAAAGCCAACTAGGCTCACAACATCTTATTACTAGATGGCAGGAGACTATATGTTGCTCCTGTACTCGTGCTGTCAAACACACGATCAGAGGGCACAAGCTGCTTCAATGcattgattatttttatgtgATAAATAGGGAGCAACAGCATCAATCGATATGAAGATGACTGGCTGTGAAGGAATTGCAATAGATCTGATTATAAAGACTGTCACGAGGATTAGATGTCTTCTTCACAGGCTGCAGAACAGCTTCATCCCCgtgttactgtttttgttatagTTGAAAAGCACTTCAGAGGAAGTGTGTTAATCTGTGTGAGATACAATGAGATTTCCCCCATAGATCATAATTATCAAAGATTGCTGTGATCCTAATGATTATCACCACGGGACGTCTCTGTGGATTTAGATACGTCGCTTGATATCCGTGTGGATGTGTCAGCGTGTTTATctttgaaaagtgtttttgctcaTCCCCAtgggtgtgttgttgtttgcgAGTGTATGTGGAGCAGCTTGAagtgtctctccctcccctccctttcCCTCCCCCCAGCTGTGACAGCTCATCCATTTGAGTTAGTCGAGCAGGCTGGGCTGCGGTCCTATTGGTAATTGCCTCTGAAATGAATTACTTGGCAGCGAGTGAGACTGAGGGAGGAAAGGAAATTGTAATTGAACtgccccctccctcccaccaTCTCCCTTATGCCTCAAGTTATTACATCTGCAGTGCAGAAAGCCATTTTCTGTCCGCACATAGACACATACAGACgcaaaaatacacacacgctTACAAAACCAATCTTTCCCCTTCCCCCCATACACTGGCCTCAGCAGAGGGCCATATTGATGCAGGGCGATTTCATAGATTGATTGTTCACGGGCACATGCACACTGGGCCACACTTCACTCTTGCACTCTTAGAGACAAATACTTACatactggtgtttgtgtgtgtttgtgctgcactGATTTCTCTTCTTCCCTATTTGGGGTGCCCTCTTGCTGGCCTTTGTGTATTGCTAACGTGCTGCAGGTCACTGGAGTtggcacaaacaaacatggtgttCAGTATCAACAGACCCCTGGTTACCCCATACACACAGACGCATGCAGGCAAACATCGTTATTAATAACCTGCCTGTTGCTGGCCCGTTGACAGTTTAAGCCCGATGGATTAAAGAGCTGCCACTCATTTTATTTGGGgttgtatatatttatttctgtttatacACAGAATATGGTACTTTCCTTTGTGAATTTGGCAACTTGGTAAAGTGTGTAAGAGATACAAGTCCAGCAACGCCCCTGAAGTTCCTCATGCAACACATGGTCACCCACTGTTGTGCTGTCCTTTGGCCTTTTAGCAGCCAAGGCATGGAAAGAGGAGGAGTATGTTAACCTATCCCTGCCCCGGCCAGACATGCATGTGTTGTGACTCCAACCAGGGCACACAATAGGATCTATTTCTGTAAGTGCACTAGGGTTATCACACTACTTACCCTGAGctatctctctcactctctgtccctccctctctatCCAACACTCTCACCCACTTGCTCACAATCATGGCCGACAGAAACAGCCGGGTGTCTGttaagaaaaaagacaagaaggTGGAAAACAAAACCAGCGATGAGAAGGACAAAGACAAGGGGAAAGAGAAAAGTGTGAAGAAGCCTGACAAACTTGTGAAAAAGCCTGAGCAGCCCAAGGcggaagaagagaagaggaatGGGGAAAGTGGAGGCGCAACAGGAGCAGAGGCGGCAAACAGTGAAGAAAATGGAGAGTTTCAGCCCATAGAACTGCCACCGTTTGAGATCATCACAGGGTGAGAGAgatttaacacacacaacacaagagTTAGTGTGTCACACTTACCTGTTTTGCTTTTTAACACTTAGGTTATTAGTTGTTTTCTCTTGTATCTAAAGTAGTTTTTCATGTCTTTCTTTACATCATATTGTTCCCACTGCACGTTCTATAGTGGATTTTGGCGAGGAAGGATACTAATGGCTTGCACCTGCCATCCTTACTAACCCAAC harbors:
- the si:dkey-109j17.5 gene encoding zinc finger BED domain-containing protein 4 isoform X1, whose amino-acid sequence is MASVSKVSILDYFNIVFEGENGKIESNCKACGTRIQAKRSVTSNFVTHLKRKHQAMYDDFVKRKDMKREGYSSGSLHSFTTNGGSTRYTVPISTRVGAGGGGGSVGGMGTLEGGVGGGSGGGVTKFDRHDPRQVLISEAIAKMIVRDLQPVSIVENQGFRELLQLLEPRYTPEPQHYIQSQLLPAYAYQAQLATRQALTSAHALSLSLDLWRGLTGATSGYLGVTCHFLTSDWQMRSALLACLPLTGGSSGSRVLSDFDEVCHSHGVSGRAFRVVADPFLATATATVKPCCLPGFLVSPPLANGHDEDDEEEADNGNNVEEGIRNGHGEEGEEGEWEDSWEQGLGVCRVDCFSRSLEQCVREGLRSSQQVTSTLAKAACFYNYITSAVPPEKLSQVFDGPGLSMGGPGNTPTAARDWAAQLKVLRRLLDSVEFLEEVSGPGELALGGSERALLRELTDTLEPFTEAWDMVQGDRQADIQTDRHVSISLALPCVLGLRKHLSETSTPHCPSLLVGLSQAVERRLAPVLEDPLYITATTLDPQFKLTWSSNPDWHRQVLIEELSKHSTASSPTDPNTDLHPQSQTPPAPAPSPVSSLSRPCKLFSFIKQRPTTQAKSLEQELAVYLREEPTDEEALHYWRRKAIDFPLLAQVAKRAFTIPACGTVVESIFTAAGRCLRPERGRVLPKNLETLIYLKANYRLLWT
- the si:dkey-109j17.5 gene encoding zinc finger BED domain-containing protein 4 isoform X2, with the translated sequence MYDDFVKRKDMKREGYSSGSLHSFTTNGGSTRYTVPISTRVGAGGGGGSVGGMGTLEGGVGGGSGGGVTKFDRHDPRQVLISEAIAKMIVRDLQPVSIVENQGFRELLQLLEPRYTPEPQHYIQSQLLPAYAYQAQLATRQALTSAHALSLSLDLWRGLTGATSGYLGVTCHFLTSDWQMRSALLACLPLTGGSSGSRVLSDFDEVCHSHGVSGRAFRVVADPFLATATATVKPCCLPGFLVSPPLANGHDEDDEEEADNGNNVEEGIRNGHGEEGEEGEWEDSWEQGLGVCRVDCFSRSLEQCVREGLRSSQQVTSTLAKAACFYNYITSAVPPEKLSQVFDGPGLSMGGPGNTPTAARDWAAQLKVLRRLLDSVEFLEEVSGPGELALGGSERALLRELTDTLEPFTEAWDMVQGDRQADIQTDRHVSISLALPCVLGLRKHLSETSTPHCPSLLVGLSQAVERRLAPVLEDPLYITATTLDPQFKLTWSSNPDWHRQVLIEELSKHSTASSPTDPNTDLHPQSQTPPAPAPSPVSSLSRPCKLFSFIKQRPTTQAKSLEQELAVYLREEPTDEEALHYWRRKAIDFPLLAQVAKRAFTIPACGTVVESIFTAAGRCLRPERGRVLPKNLETLIYLKANYRLLWT